The DNA segment gtgtctgtgttGATTTTCAGTGAACAGCAGCATTAAAGGAGGATTTAAAGTAATCTGATCAAGCTGCCTGTATTTCAGCTCAGCGGTTAAGAGAGATTTGGGTCTTCTAAACGACATGGACTCAATCTCACGCTGCTTTAGCAAAACCATCTAAGACaaaagtcagagagaaagagagagaggggcacaaaggaaggagaggacgagagaggagagagagagagagagaggggcacaaagggaaggagaggacgagagagagagagagaggggcacaaagggaaggagaggacgagagagagagagagagagagaggagagagagagagagagagagagagagagagagagagagagagtttgagagagagagatagagagatagagagagagagagagagagagagagagagagagagagagagagagagagagagagagagagagagagagagagagagagagagagagagagagagagagagagagagagagagagagagagagagagagagagagagagagagagagagatccttgTGGAACACTGAGAAAGACCGGGGGACATGGGAAGAGGTAGACAGCTTGCAGAGTCTAAGTCAACATAACTGTATTGAAAGAATGAGGACAGTAAGCAGGAAAGCCATGCCACACCCTGACCCTAATTCACCACCCTGCGAGCCATCAGCAGGCCTGTCAATCAGATCTGGTGGCCTTCTAACCCAATAACCCCTCCCAGAGAACTGCTGGGAGTCGGACGCACTTCTGTTTGTCAGTCCATCCCATGAGGTGGTCTAGAAAGGAGGACACGATGTCCTTCCTATCCAGACTGGGAAAAAACCTAGAGACCTAGATCTTCATTACAGTGATATTTCTACTGGGAATTGTACTGAAATGTATGACAAACGCAACTATTTTCCATGGGTTGATAGTCCACAGCTGGACGATGGATTATGTATTATTGAGACAGACATTACATGGCACCCGTCTCTTCCAGATATTTCTCCATGGGAATTAAGTCCATCTGCAACTCGGTGACTTCACCGTCTGTGGATGAGCTGTTTCCACAATCTCTCACCCAACCCCCATCCCTGATTTGGTTTGGAGAGGAAAGACATTGATTAGGAGGGGACAAACCAGGCTACACTTCAGCATCAGCAGTATCAGAGAAGGGCTGAGCCACTGTAATGATGAGGTTTTCTATCAGATAAAGGGCCCTTATGGATGTGTAATGACCATGATGTTTGTACGCCCCTGCCGTATGTCTTTGATTGCTCTTACTGGATCATATGTTGACTATAGATCATTAGATGATCTGATTTGATATAGTGACGTAGGAAATGGACCAGGATGATCGTGTCAACCACTGTATGACAGATTAGGAAGGGTTTTTTGCATCAAATCAATGTCAATAGATAATTCAAATTGAGAGTCTTCCCAAACAAATGAAGACGTTCACTGTTTGCCtctttattaaaaaaaagaaagaaattctTTCATGGTCAATTATCCACGCCCCACCGGTCTCAATGTAGctaccccatctctcctctctgaaaGAACAATTGTTCTGCATCTGCAGCCTCTGGGATTATTCGAAACGATAACCCACTGATTtcttttgaaaaatgtatacatttacattctcGGGAACAGGAGTCTGTAAATGAGTTGTCGACTATTATCGTCATGTGTCTTTCAAGTGAAGTAGTGGGGTTTAATAAATCTCGCCTCGGACACGTTGACGGGCGGTGACCAGTGAAGAAAATGATGATTTCAGACAATCATGCTGCGGGCAGACTTGACTGCAATCGGCTTATTCCAGTTGCAGACACGCCCGGTGATGAGAAGAAAAGTCTAGCCAAATAAAAACCCTTTACGCCATCTGGTCCTAAATGCACACGTGTAATTACAACCCCACTACACGCCGAATGAATGGGTTCGTATCGTTTATTAAATTAATAATATTCACCACACGACCCATAAGAGGTGATAGGCTCCATTATTGTAAAGTAAGACAGTTTATGACTTGTATTTTATAGGCAACCTCAAAATAAAAGTGAGAAAACAAATGCTCTGAGCGACATGGGTGACAAATCTCTTGTTCTAATGCAAAGTGTCCTAATGTAGAACTTGTATTTCGAGCTATAGATAATGTATTTGCAGGCTATTACAACCACTATAATTATTACTCATCATTGAGAAAAAGCATCTCACCTTTGCACCAATTTGGTTTCCGCACTGGCCGGCCTGGATGTGCACAATTTCCCTCATTCTGACTTTAAAACTTTTGAGACAAGGACAAGAGCCAGACCACTTTCCAAGTAGGAAGACCTAAGCACAAACTACTGTGATGGGGACAATGTATTTATATCTCTGGACCAAGTCcagaccgaggctggggctgtaGCCTGGGCGTGGCCAAATACTGCCGAAGctgatgattggtttaaaaagTAGACTTGGAGTAAAGGGGAGAATCCACAAGGGACCAGGGAGTGCCCGGCGACAAGAAGGACATCAGTAATGAAATAGAAAATACCACTCTACAACTTTGATTTATTCATATATACTTTTATATACTTTTGCACTACAAATGGTTGCCACTATGTGTATCTCCCTGTATTTCTCTgtcggatacacacacacacacacacacacacacagatacacagaaaaGGAAAGGAAGATTCAGAGAGACGCAGTTTAAATGATTATGTATAGAGCTATATGTCTGTGGTCTGTCCAGAAGAACGCATAATAACCTTCCTTGACCCCAACACACAGCTGTCAAAGCTCCACTTCGCATATAAAGTTGCGATTCACATATAGACCACTAGATGGCCCCAGACAATGTTTTTGATTGAATGGGCGTGGTTATGCCAGAGCTCTCTGTAAAAACAGACATATTTGCAATTCCTTACTGGAGGGTTGCTATACTTTGAAGTTGCTAAGGTCTGCGACAGCGACGGAAGAAGCCATTTAACCTTTTCGGACTAAAGATTGTGAGTATATATGcgtttgtttgtatttttatgttgGCTGAGTGTTGTGGTAATAATCGTCCAATTTTAGAATTCTAGACGTTAATGTAAACATTGGATTTTTCCGTCGTGTTGCAAGCTACggttgctagctagcctagtgcTACTGTAGGCTAACAGTTGTAGTCTAGCGTATATGAATATCTGTTGCTAGTACCACTCTACTAGTACTACCTTGCTAGAATATTAATGGTTAATCAACTTCATTTCACGTATTAAGTGTAGTCTGGCTGGTTGGAAATCAACTTTAAGATAGCTGCCAGTATTGTATGTAAACCTTCCCCTAACTCGTAACTCTGCCCAGTTCCATTCCTACAGTACCCGGAGGAACTATCGCAGAGTAGTGGGTTTTCAGAATGGACTAGCTAGCAAGATTCAAACCGCAGCCTTTTCTCAGTTCCCTAGCTAATACACCGAACTGGATATTCAGCGGTTAACTAGCTATCGAAGGACCTAGTTTTAAAATTGATGGAGTGCCTTATTTAGAGTTGAGCAGACAGTGTTATTGGCTTCGGTGATTGACGTAGACATCTGACAGTTAAAGGCCCGCTCTAGTACCAGACCGGCACCAAGTGACAAATACACTTTCTAGAGTGGTGACATCACTTCACAATTCTGACCATTTAACCATATTGCTATATCTCATTTTATTCCAAGAATGTAAGAATTCTTTTAACATTAAGAAGACTTCTAGGGAAGAACGTATTTATCACATACTATTTGTCATGGATTGCTCTCTATCACAACTAGGTCAACAGTTGAATAAGTTACATATTACAAGAGATATATGAACCGTTAACATGGCTTAATTCACAGCCCCCAAACCTCAACCAAGATGTTCTACACTTGTGGTCCCAATGAAGCCATGGTTGTGTCTGGTAAGCCATCATTTGAtacccctgaccacacacacacacacacacaccacttaatAGTGAGAGATACTGTAGGGTTAGAATCTGACAATGCCAGGAAGTTTGCAATACAGGGTTGCTCTTAAGTTGAGCAATAAGCCCAATACTGTTCACATTCCATTCATCACTGGAAGGTATGGTTATAGCAGATAGCTAGCAAGACAGTTAAACGTCATGTGACGTAGGATACTTTATTTCCTAATGTCATGTGGTGGGATTGCACAATTCTGTTGCCAGGACAACCAGGAAGCCGTAGTCCAATCAGTAGGACCAAGTGGAGATTGTATTGCTTTTAACATTCACATGTCACAACAGTGGACAGTAAGATTCTAGTATTGTGTTGACTATTGTGTTGACTAAATCTATAAATAAAAAGTAGAATTGGAATCTGGCCAAAGTTTACTCCTGTTTCACCGAATGTTTTGCATTAGTTCGTAAACTACTATCTGTAGTTTGGAATGTGAGATGAGATGAATAAATCAAGTGCCTTCTGACCTTGTTTTTTCTTCCGTCCTTCCAAGGCTTtggtcgctctcctcctctgatgaTTGCTGGAGGCAGAGTGTTTGTCCTCCCATGCATCCAGAAGATCCAACGGTGTGCACCTCTTctcctttacatttacatttattcatttagcagacgctcttatccagagcgacttacagtaagtacagggacattccccccgaggcaagtagggtgaagtgccttgcccaaggacacaacgtcatttgacacagccgggaatcgaaccaacaaccttcagattactagcccgattccctaaccactcagccccCTGACTCCCACCTTTAGTTGACATTGACATAGTTGACATGTCTCCTTCCCTCAGCCTGTGCCTGATGTCTGTCTTTGAGTTTAAGGCAAATGTAAAAATTGTAACTTGAAACACCCTtcatcatcacccccaccttctctctctctctcatcctctccttctctgtctctgtctcaggaTCACTCTGAACACCCTGACTCTGAATGTGAAGAGTGAAAAGGTGTACACCCGCCATGGAGTTCCCATATCTGTCACTGGCATAGCTCAGGTACAGCCTAACCCTCACACGCTTCTCTATTTACCTGTTGGAGACGagcagtacagtaggctacctAGCCTAGCAAATGATGTACCTTTTAATAGAAACAGTGAGTTAGATTTTGAAACTTCTTCCCTAGGTGAAGATCCAGGGTCAGAACAAGCAGATGCTGGCCACAGCCTGTCAGATGTTCATGGGGAAGTCGGAACACGAGGTGTCCCAGATCGCCCTGGAGACGCTGGAGGGTCACCAGAGGGCCATCATCGCCCACCTGTCTGTAGAGGTGGgtgaactgacacacacacacacacacacacacacactgtaaacaagtCTAGCAGTCTAACTACCAAAACAAAACACTGTCCTTGCcttttgaaaaacaaaccaTCTTGTTCCCCTAGCTCTAGGACAGAGCTTGTTGTCTGGTTAGGGTCCCTAACTTAAGGGCGTTTCATTACTACATGCTTGGCTGTTTTGCCCATAAACCCACAGCGCTCCGTCTCAGAAAAGAAGCGCTTACAAGCAATAACCTGTCTGGCTTTTCAGAAGACAAACCGGTTCTGTTACCCCTCCTCTTCCGACGAGATTATGCTGAGCCTGGCGTGTTGTGTGCAAAACTAGGGAAGAAGTCATCCCCATTGTCGAGCACTGATCTGTTAGTAATGTGAAGTTTGCGAAGGATTCGTTTAAATTTAACCGCGTAATTTACTAACCTTGCAGTCACCATTTATTTCTTAATAGGCTGAGTCATTTGTTTGACCGATGGCTGTTGCTAAGTGCTCAGTATTAATGTCCTCCACTCACTTGCTGCATGTCTGAGGTAATGATTCCCCTCTCAGTGTTGTTAGACAGCACATAGGCTGGCTAGTCTGTTTGCACCCATGGAAATGGATAGTGAAGCAGATGTTTAAGAATACAGGCAAACACATTTGAATTAGAACAATGAAATGTTCCACACCACAAAATCTCAAAGTTCTGTGGGTCATTGTTTTCACTGAAAGAGTTGGGACTTGTAATCTTTCCTGTGTTCTAAGTGGGTGGCGAATGCTTTGCCGGGCGCTGGTGAGTGCTCTGACTACAGCTGTATCTCTGTGGCTCTGACCCCTGTGCTGACCCCTGTGCTGACTACAGCTGTATCTCTGTGGCTCTGACCCCTGTGCTGACTACAGCTGTATCTCTGTGGCTCTGACCCCTGTGCTGACTACAGCTGTATCTCTGTGGCTCTGACCCCTGTGTGGCTCCCCTGCAGGAGATCTACCAGGACCGCAAGAAGTTCTCTGAGCAGGTCTTCAAGGTGGCGTCGTCCGACCTGGTCAACATGGGCATCGGTGTGGTCAGCTACACGCTCAAGGATGTTCACGATGACCAGGTAaccccacaccacacctcccccagCACACGCCTACATTACCATCCACACCCTTTTTTTAACCTcttctttttgttttctttcttttttttcccctctccacctccctccctcccttcagggATACCTGATCTCCCTGGGCAAGGCCAGGACTGCGCAGGTGCAGAAGGATGCCAGGATCGGAGAGGCCCAGTACAAAAGGGACGCAGTCATCAGGGTAAATGGGATCAAAAACAGCCGTTTGAGTTAGGTGTTATCAGCTCATcgcttattatttttattttttaaatcgcacttaatttctctctctctccctgtctctgtccttctTGCCGTTCTTTtcctatcctcctccccctcctcttcttcatatcctcctcttcctatcgtcctcccctcctcctcttcctatcctcctccccctcccctcctcctccttgcggGTGTAGGAGGCCCACGCCATGCAGGAGAAAGTGTCCGCCCAGTATGTGAACGAGATCCAGATGGCCAAGGCCCAGAGAGACTACGAGCTGAAGAAGGCCACGTACGACTATGAGGTCAACACCAAGAAGGCAGAGTCCGAGATGGCCTACCAGCTCCAGGTACCCAGCCCTCTCACCTGGGGCTGGCCTGTTCCATACAGCTAGTTTACAGAATAAGCCGGACTCATGTCAATTACGTTCcctgacataagcctggcttattcgTCCTAACTTGCTTTAATGGAACAAGCCCCCTGGTTGTTTCTGTCGTAGTTAAACGTGAAGATTTGCTTTTGAAGCACCCCAGATAAAACATTTTTGCTGGAAAACAATAcaaagtttgtgtgtgggtggttttAAAGTTGGTTGGGCCTgaactcctcttcctcccccccccccccccccccccccccccccaggtggccAAGACCAAGCAGCACATCGAGGAGGAGACCATGCAGGTGAAGGTGGTGGAGCGCAGCCAGCAGATCCTGCTGCAGGAGCAGGAGATCctgaggaaggagatggagctGGAGGCCCAGGTCAAGAAGCCCGCGGAGGCCGAGAAATACCGCCTGGAGAGGCTGGCCGAGGCCTACAGGTGAGAAGCTGTAGGAtgcgggcggggaggggggcgggagggaggggggggcttgtTGGAACCTCTTGTCTCTGTACCCGGGGGAAGCTGCCAGAATGAGCTGAAAGCTGGTTTGGTtttctccctgttctctccGCCCCTCTAGGCTGCAGCTCATCATGGAggctgaggcagaggcagagtccatcagggtgaggaggagcccacttctgcagtgtctctctgtctactgctctctctctcgctcgctctctctgtctactgctctctctctcgctcgctctctctgtctactgctctctctctcgctcgctctctctgtctactgctctcgctcgctcgctctctctctctgtctactgctctctctctcgctcgctctctctgtctactgctctctctctcgctcgctctctctgtctactgctctctctctcgctcgctctctctgtctactgctctctctctcgctcgctctctctgtctactgctctcgctcgctcgctctctctctctgtctactgctctctctctcgctcgctctctctgtctactgctctcgctcgctcgcatcgctctctctgtctactgctctcgctcgctcgctctctctctctgtctactgctctctccatctcttgccTCACCCTTGGTATCAGTCTCATCCTCGAGGAGCTGATATCCATGCATGCCTACTGACTTCCCCACTGACAGCCTGTCAAACCCaccctcttatctctctctctctgccccactctctctctctctctctctgccccactctctctctctctctctctctctctctctctctctctctctctctctctctctctctctctctcgctccatcgccctctctctctcccccctctctctgtctttctctttccagtAAAGCTAATGTATGTCCAGCCCATGCTGTAGCTGTAGTCTAAAGTGCGTCTGCCTGCGCCTCCTCAGATGAAGGGCGAGGCCGAGGCGTTCGCTGTGGAGGCCAAGGGCCGGGCCGAGGCTGAGCAGATGGCCAAGAAGGCGGAGGCCTTCAAGCAGTACAAGGAGGGCGCCATGGTGGACCTGCTGCTGGAGAAGCTGCCTTTGGTCAGTCTGAACACTGGACACCTCTATGGAACTGACCACAGAGGATGCCCTCATACATTCGTTGCTATTGATTGGTTGATTTCAGACCCATGGCTCTCACTCTTCGGggtacttacatttagtcattaagcagatgctcttatccagagcgacttacagtaagtacagggacattctccccgaggaaagtagggtgaagtgcctttcccaaggacacaacgtaattttgcatggccgggaatcgaaccggcaaccttctgattaatagcccgaaccgctcagccatctgacccccatgctTACCATGCGGTGTAAAGCCATGAAATGAAAGCGATGACTTGGTAGATGAGCGGTTGTGCGTCCGTCCACTGacagccctcctgtcctctagATGGCTGAGGAGATTAGCAAGCCACTCTCCATGGCCCAGAAGATCACCATGATTTCCAGCGGCGATTCCGAGGTGGGCGTGGCCAAACTGACTGGAGAGGTGCTGGACATCATGACCAGACTTCCTGCAGCCATACAGAAACTCACTGGAGTCAACATCTCggtaggtggaggaggagggggaggagggggaggagggggaggaggggaaggaggggaagggaaggaggagggggagagtgttTTTGCACTACTCAATTGCAATACTGTACTAACCCTTCACCCTTGTTGTTTTAGGTGAATTGAGTCCCTGACGTGCAGATAAATACCTGGAATGGTTTATCTGGAGGTCTATATCGCCCCCCCAGAACATATTACCACTATAACTCccaagtctgtgtgtttgtttgtctgtatcTCTTCTGCACTCTAAGATGACCTCCTCCACTGGGGTGCTGAGCCTGAATCTCTCTAGAACTCTGTAATCTGAAACTGCCATAAAAGCAAAAGGGCGTAAAATGAGGTAAATGTCGAACGTCCCCTGAAGGGGGGCATGTTGTCACATGTCCACATCTACAGGACCAGGGGTGGCTTGACTAAAGAAAGCCAATAAAACTAGCGGGTAAGACTCTAGCCTACTAATCTTTCGTACCCAAATTTTAGTATGCCGTTTTTATGACTGACTTTTTTCAGCTGTTTTCTAATCAAAAGACTGGAGTCTTTCAACAAAGCTGTTACAGTTTTTACGTTTAGATTTTCGCATGGATACATCATGAAGTTGGATTTCCATCTCAGTACCTTTTCGTTGTTGATTGGAGGCAGTAGAAATGTGTAACGTACGGCGGTCACTACTATGATCTGACTGAATTACTTTTTTATTATGATAAAATGAAGACATTTCCTTATTTTATATCTCTTAATCGGGCATATCGAAGTTCTTTTAACACATAGCAGGAATGTTATATTTGTTGTGTTAGCTTTGCTAATCGCATGCTCTTTGGGAAGACAAAATAAGTAGTCAGAACTAACCTCCCAACTTGCTCTTCGTTGGCGTTTCTTATAAGTAACCTGTATGAAAGACGTGCACAGAATGCTTTGCATGTCTTTACCGCAGTCCTGTACTGTGAGAGGAGATTTTGGAGTTACGAGTTGAGTTTCTTGTCAAGTGAAAGATGGTGAAGGATGTGGCGATGGTAACATTCTGGGGGTTTTCCTGCTCAgaagtctgtgtggttgtcatcGACTGTGCAGTACAGTGAGCCCTGACCTTAAGGTTTCCTGCAACTCAGATACTTATTTGAAATGTtccatgtttagtttttttcttcccGTGTGTATCTCCAGTTGACATGCACACCAGCACTAGGACTATTGCTATATTGATAGGTTGGTTGCGTTTTGCCAGTTACTTTTTGTAATGTGTTTGGGTTGGGGTAGGATTATATCAACATGCTGCTATGGTCAGTTCGGTTTTAGTTCATATACCTCTCTTCAAGAATCTACATAACTACTCTTGGTTGTCTGTGCATCATGTTACTTCAAAGTGCCTGAATATTTTAAAAGGCTTCTGTTGCCCAACTGACATCAGAAGATAGATGTGCTTATTATAGTGTCGATAATCGAGCCTTAAGAATTCTGACAATTTTCCCCCGTTTGTCTAGGCTACTGTCAGACTAAGATCACCATTCGTGTACCCTATACAGTGGCCAAAACAATGCTTGCCTAACATTTGTGAGACTGTACCATAGTTATATACACACATTAAACAATCTCAGATTTTTGTAATTGAACTCAATCTTGTTTTGTTTATTCCTTTACAAAGTTCTGGTTTAATTGTTAGAGGACGACTGTAAATAGTATTCTCATATTGTACATTAAACTGGGATATCTTACCTGCTTTATTTGAAAAGATTAATTTTATTAAAACATCTACAAAAATAGACAGCATGATGAATGACAATGGCATCAAGGTAGCAAGCTTTCTACAAGGAAACAAAAGACCCCAAAAATAGCAAAGAATTTCCATATATTAGTGAACAAAATCAGAATTCCGTTCTTAAAATATGTACACGCCGTTAGGTTCTGCTTCAAAGACAAAAAGGACAAAATCACTGACGTCAAGGAGTGTCtaagtacatacagtatataaaaaaaatatgggTTTAGTCCAACTACAGTGTATCAAAAATGATCAATCAAATGGCACGTACTGCATTCACATGACATGGCCGTTCACTCTCATTCAATCAGTAAACAGGGATTACTTAATAATTAAACTGGACAAGCATACAGTTCTGTACAATCAGTAAGGTAGAGGGCCTACCCTGGTCAGCTTATAGGCCTATATGTGATAATACAGAGTTAACTAAACGGCTATGCATACTGCATTTAATGCGCTCTGTGCTCCCAGCATTTGATGCTCCTGGTTCTCTTTCAGACAACGCTTCTGACACGGCGACGCACGCTTGCATCGCATTTCATTGCAAAACTAACAGGGAAGAAAGCCAAATGCAATGCTTCTTCTTCTATGGTTTGTGCCTTTCAGGAGTTGCCTGGGAGTTCTGCGTTGGTGAGCTGTGGGCACCGATGGACCAGGATACATGTTTTTAAAGTGCAGCTGGTTTGTGAAAATGGGACTTGTATCACTGTGTCTGGGGCTGGTCAAAGCCAAACAAGGTCGGTGGTTGTAACTGGTGAATAAGTTTGCGAGCGCTCGCATGTGGGTACTGTACATACAGCCTCTTTCGAGTCTCATTTCCTGTTTGAAATCTCACTTCCTGTGCCCGTGTGCCCTCTGCTGACTGAGTGACACCTGACTGGTGCGACAGCGCGAGGCTCCTCTTCGATACAGGAAGTGTGGCGTGGCGTGGAACAACACGGTCCGACAACCGGATTGGCTGTCGGTCCTGCAGTGTCTGCCCGTCACCAGACGCCCGCGGTCACAACGCTGTGACTGTGACCGCGGGCGTgaatgtgctggggggggggggtcgtttaCCCCAATTGTCTTTTTAGAAATTCTGTGTAGTTCAACGTGGTGTTTCCCCCACGTCTGACCCAGCTCGGGTGGGACCAGGGTGGGACGCAGAAATGTACCGTGTTCACAGAGCCATGGCTGCAGTATACATCCTGTACCGTGTTCACAGAGCCATGGCTGCAGTATACA comes from the Osmerus eperlanus chromosome 7, fOsmEpe2.1, whole genome shotgun sequence genome and includes:
- the flot1b gene encoding flotillin-1b, which encodes MFYTCGPNEAMVVSGFGRSPPLMIAGGRVFVLPCIQKIQRITLNTLTLNVKSEKVYTRHGVPISVTGIAQVKIQGQNKQMLATACQMFMGKSEHEVSQIALETLEGHQRAIIAHLSVEEIYQDRKKFSEQVFKVASSDLVNMGIGVVSYTLKDVHDDQGYLISLGKARTAQVQKDARIGEAQYKRDAVIREAHAMQEKVSAQYVNEIQMAKAQRDYELKKATYDYEVNTKKAESEMAYQLQVAKTKQHIEEETMQVKVVERSQQILLQEQEILRKEMELEAQVKKPAEAEKYRLERLAEAYRLQLIMEAEAEAESIRMKGEAEAFAVEAKGRAEAEQMAKKAEAFKQYKEGAMVDLLLEKLPLMAEEISKPLSMAQKITMISSGDSEVGVAKLTGEVLDIMTRLPAAIQKLTGVNISVN